The following coding sequences lie in one Drosophila sulfurigaster albostrigata strain 15112-1811.04 chromosome 2R, ASM2355843v2, whole genome shotgun sequence genomic window:
- the LOC133838984 gene encoding acetylcholine receptor subunit alpha-like 2, translating to MSHSRPSLALLLAIWRHGKLLCLLLAFLLFFCETVQANPDAKRLYDDLLSNYNRLIRPVSNNTDTVLVKLGLRLSQLIDLNLKDQILTTNVWLEHEWQDHKFKWDPSEYGGVTELYVPSEHIWLPDIVLYNNADGEYVVTTMTKAILHYTGRVVWTPPAIFKSSCEIDVRYFPFDQQTCFMKFGSWTYDGDQIDLKHINQKNDKDNKVEIGIDLREYYPSVEWDILGVPAERHEKYYPCCAEPYPDIFFNITLRRKTLFYTVNLIIPCVGISYLSVLVFYLPADSGEKIALCISILLSQTMFFLLISEIIPSTSLALPLLGKYLLFTMLLVGLSVVITIIILNIHYRKPSTHKMRPWIRAFFIKRLPKLLLMRVPKDLLRDLAANKINYGLKFSKTKFGQALMDEMQMNSGGSSPDSIRRMQGRVGVGGCNGMHVTTATNRFSGLVGALGGGLSTLSGYNGLPSVLSGLDDSMSDVAARKKYPFELEKAIHNVMFIQHHMQRQDEFNAEDQDWGFVAMVMDRLFLWLFMIASLVGTFVILGEAPSLYDDTKAIDVQLSDVAKQIYNLTEKKN from the exons ATGAGCCACTCTCGACCAAGTCTGGCCCTACTTTTGGCTATTTGGCGGCATGGCAAGCTGCTCTGTCTGCTCTTGGCCTTTCTGCTCTTCTTCTGCGAGACAGTGCAAGCGAATCCGGACGCCAAACGGCTCTACGATGATCTGTTGAGCAATTACAATCGACTCATACGACCCGTTAGCAACAATACGGACACAGTGTTGGTCAAGCTGGGACTGCGCCTGTCCCAGCTCATCGATTTG AATCTCAAAGATCAAATTCTAACGACCAACGTGTGGCTGGAGCACGAGTGGCAggatcataaatttaaatgggaTCCATCCGAATACGGCGGCGTCACCGAGCTCTATGTGCCATCTGAACACATTTGGCTGCCCGACATTGTCCTCTACAACAA CGCTGATGGCGAGTACGTGGTCACCACCATGACAAAGGCCATTCTCCATTATACGGGCCGTGTTGTGTGGACTCCGCCGGCCATCTTCAAGTCATCCTGCGAGATTGATGTGCGCTATTTTCCCTTTGATCAACAAACATGCTTCATGAAGTTTGGCTCCTGGACATACGATGGTGATCAG ATCGATTTAAAGCACATCAACCAGAAGAACGATAAAGACAATAAAGTGGAGATTGGTATCGACTTGCGCGAATATTATCCAAGTGTCGAATGGGATATATTGGGAGTGCCCGCCGAACGGCATGAGAAGTATTATCCCTGCTGTGCCGAACCTTATCCTG ATATTTTCTTCAACATCACACTGAGGCGAAAGACACTCTTCTATACTGTGAATCTGATCATTCCCTGTGTTGGCATCTCATACCTGTCTGTGCTGGTCTTTTATCTGCCAGCTGATTCTGGTGAGAAGATTGCCCTGTGTATCAGCATTCTTCTCTCGCAGACTATGTTCTTCTTGCTCATATCGGAAATTATACCTTCGACATCGCTGGCTCTGCCGTTGCTGGGGAAATATCTGCTATTCACCATGTTGTTGGTCGGGCTGAGCGTTGTTATTACCATCATAATACTCAATATACATTATCGAAAGCCGAGCACGCACAAGATGCGGCCATGGATACGAGCGTTCTTCATTAAGCGTCTTCCGAAGTTATTGCTAATGAGAGTGCCCAAGGATCTGTTGCGTGATTTGGCCGCCAATAAAATCAACTACGGATTGAAGTTCAGCAAGACAAAGTTTGGACAGGCCCTAATggatgaaatgcaaatgaattccGGTGGCTCCAGTCCCGATTCGATACGTCGCATGCAGGGACGCGTCGGCGTTGGTGGCTGTAATGGAATGCATGTGACCACAGCGACCAATAG GTTCAGTGGATTGGTGGGTGCTTTGGGTGGCGGACTGAGCACGCTGAGTGGCTACAATGGGTTGCCTTCGGTGCTTTCCGGCTTGGATGACTCCATGAGCGATGTGGCGGCACGCAAAAAGTATCCGTTTGAGCTGGAAAAGGCCATACATAACGTCATGTTCATACAACATCACATGCAACGCCAGGACGAGTTCAATGCG GAAGATCAGGACTGGGGCTTTGTGGCCATGGTCATGGATCGCTTGTTCCTCTGGCTATTCATGATTGCATCGCTGGTGGGAACATTTGTCATATTGGGCGAGGCTCCGTCTTTGTACGATGACACCAAGGCCATTGATGTACAACTTTCGGATGTGGCAAAGCAAATTTACAATCTAActgaaaagaagaattaa